Sequence from the Corallococcus sp. EGB genome:
CGTGTCCCCACCCCGACCCATCCCATCCACCCGGTTGTTCCTCGCCGCGCTCCTGCTCCCGGCCGCGGCCTTCGCGCAGGTGCGCACCAACGTCGCGCGGCTGCTCACCTCGGACGCGGCGGAGGTCATCGACGCGCCGGTGGTGGGCCTCCAGCGCACGGCGCTGCCGCTGTTCGCCGGGCTGTCGGTGGACACGTCCCTGTACGCGGACGCGCTGCTCGCGCCGAACCTGGGGGTGCGGTGGGCGGCGGCCGGAGGGCCGCACCGGGTGGCGCTGGGCGCGCGCTACACGCACTTCGTGGGCGCGTCCGCGTACTCCAGCCGCGTGGAGTCGCGCGAGCCCGCGATTCAAAGCTTCACGCCGGAGCTGTCCGGCCCGGCCTTCTACGCCGTGTATGGCCTGTCGCTGGGGCCGGTGCTGGTGCAGGGCGAGGCGCGCTATGCGCGGTACGACTCCGACTACCTGGCCTTCACCGGCGCGGTGGCGTGGAACTTCACCGGGGCGTGGTCGCTCATCGCGGAGGGCGGCATGCGCGTGAAGGGCGGCGCGAAGCTCAAGGCCGCCGCGGGCGTGCGCTACGGCGGCGAGCACTTCGGCATGGCGCTGGGCGCGGCCTACGTGGACCTGAGCGACCCGGCGCTCCCGGGGCAGGAGCTGCCGGTGCTGCCCACCTTCGATCTGTCCTGGAGCTTCCGATGATGCGGTGGTGCGTCGTGGGCCTGTGCGGCCTGTTGCTGGCGTCGTGCTCGGCGGAGATCAACGTGGAGACGGCGCCGTTCACCCAGACGGTGCCGGTGACGTCGGTGCTGGCGCCGGTGTACGCGGAGGTGGCGCTGGACCTGCCGGAGGAGACGCGGGACCTGTCGGTCGTCACCGTCAACACGGTGCAGGCCGCGCTCACGGTGGCCAATCCCTCTCAAACGCTGACGCTGCAGCTGAGCGCGCGGCTGTCCTTCACGGGGCAGGCGGAGCCGGGCACGCCGAAGACCTACACGGAGGCCAACCTGCCGCCGTACTACGCGTCCTCCACGCTGCTGCTGGCGCCGCGCACGTTCGCGCCCAACAGCCGCACGCCGCTCACCGTGGACAGCCCGGCGCTGAAGCAGGCCCTGGGCCGGCAGCGCGTGTGGCTCATCGTGGAGAACACCGTCACGCGGACCAGCGGCCTGCCCACGGGCGGCCTGCCGGTGAACATCGTGCTGGAGAACATCGTGTTCAGCGCCAACGTCACCAAGACCTTCCCGGGACTGGGCGGGGCCCTGGAGGTCGGCGGACTCTAGGGCCGGAAGCCGGGCCCCCAGGGTACGGCCCTGCCATGGGAGGCCCGGCTTGTAGTACCGCTCAGGTCCCGTCGTCGTCCGCGTCGTCCGCGCCCCCATCGTCCGCGGGGGCCCGGCCGAGCAGCCGGTCCACCTCCGCGTGCGCGCTCTCCGCCTGCGCCGGGCTGATGCGCTTGTAGAGCCTCAACGCATCCACCACGTGGTGCGCGTGCTTCCACAAGGCGCGGGACCCGCTGGACGGCGAGCGCTTGCGCGGGGACGGCAGCATCGCGGCGAGCACCGCGCCCTGCGCCACGGAGAGCTGGGACGCGGACACGCCGAAGTGCTCGCGCGCCGCCGCCTCAATCCCATACACGCCGTTCCCCCACTCCACCACGTTGAGGTACAGCGTGAGGATGCGCTGCTTCGTCAGCGCCTCCTCCAACCGGTGCGCCAGCACCAGCTCCTTCAGCTTGCGCGTCAGGCTGCGGTCCGTGGACAGCCAGAGGTTCTTCGCCAGCTGCTGCGTGAGCGTGGACGCCCCGCGCCCCAGCCTCCCCTGCTCCACCGCCTGTCCCACCGCGCGCGCCAGCTCCACCGTATCCACCCCGTCGTGCAGGTAGAAGCTCGCGTCCTCGGAGATGAGCACCGCGTCCACCGCGGGCTTGGACACCGCCGACAGCGGCACCCACTGCTGCCGCCGGCGCGGCTTGTGCCCGGCCTCGCGCGCCTCGCTCGCGCGCTGCTCGATGAGCGCCGTCGTGCTCGGGTTCTCCTTCGCCAGGGGGCTCGCGTCCGGCAGCCCGGCGAGCGTGAGCGCCGCGGTGCCCAGCACCAGCACGACCAGGCCGCCCAGCACCCAGCGCCCCCGCCGTCTTCCTCGCGGCGCTGCCGGACGCACCTCGGGCGGCCGGACGGGCGCGGCGGGCTCGCGGCGCGGGGCTTCGAGTGGACCTTCGACGGTGGACATCGGCCGGCAGTGTCTAGCGCCGCGCGCTCCGGGCGTCAGCCTTCATGGTGAGCTTCGCGGAGGCCAGGCGCGGCGGCTCGGGCGAGCGCCAGCGCTCGTCCACCGACGCGAAGCCCGCCACCAGCTCTCCCGCCAGGTAGCCGCGCGTATTCCTGCCCTTACGGCGGAGCCAGTCGTTGAGCACGCGCCCCTTCGCGTCCTTGCGCTCCTCCGGGTGCAGGAGGTTGAAGCGCGAGCGCTTCACCAGCCCGCCCGACTTGTGCACGAACGTCACCGTGCCGTCCGTCCCCACGCGCTCCACGATGCCGATGTGCGTGAGGCCGTCGTTCATGAGGCCGTCGCGGTTGCGGTCGAACGTGTTCTTGAAGAACACCAGCGCGCCCGGCGTCGGCGTCTCCGTCAGCACGCCCAGCGCGCGCGCCTTGCGGTGGATGGCGGTGACGCCGTTCTCCTCCGGCAGCACGTCGTCCGGCAGCAGGTCCAACCGCTTCTGCTGGAACGCCAGCCGGGTCATCCCCGAACAGTCATCGCTCACCGCCGAGCTCATCTTCGCGAGCGTCGTCATCCCCACCCAGGACTTCGCCCGCCACAGCGCCCGGTCCGCCAGCTGGACCTCCGGCCGGGCCTTCTTCGTCGCCGTGACCTTGCTCGCGGCCTGAGCCGCCCCGCCCCACACCAGCGCGCTCACCAACGCGCCCACCCACACGCCTCGTCCCATGCGCACGCGACAGAGCAACCGCCGTGCCCGGCTTCCGCGACGTTGCGCATGTCCACCTCACGACGAAGCGCGCGCACCCTTCGGCACGCGGTGGGAAAGGAAGTTCCCACACACGGCAACCGCGCGCCCTGGAGCCCTTCAGATGATGGGTTTGACGCGGGCGGCGGGCTCCGCGCCCTGGGGATCGCTGGCGTTCTCAAGCCCGGCATTCGACGGGGCTCTGTTCCACCGGCCCGAGGGCGACGGCTCGGCTCCCCCTCCCCAGGTCCGCGTGGGCCGGGGCTGCATCCGCGCCGGGGGGTTGGACTGCATCTCCCGCGGCGGAGGACTCTTCGCCCGGGCCTCCAGCGCGACCATCAGCGGCAGCGCCAGCCCCAGGACCGCGAACTGCCCCAGGGCCCCGGGCATCCGCGAGCCGGGAGCGGGCAGCGCCTGCGCGCGCACGTTCGCGAGGATGAACGCGCCTCCAATGGCCATGCACAGCGCGAGCGCCGCCCACGTCATGGCCTGCGCGGTGATGGTGATGGAGGACAGGCGCCAGGTCGCGCCCGTGTCCACCGCCGCCCTCCACGTCTCCTGCCTCCAGTCCGCCGCCGGCCCGGCCATGCCGTAGCCCACCGCGCACGCCGCCAGCCACACGGCGGCGCCGTGTACCTCGCGCCGCAGCAGCCACGCCTGCGCGAGCCCCAGCACCACCCCCATCCCCACGGGCGCCATGAGCGGTGACAGCCCCAGCGCCACGGCCAGGGCCCGCGAGCCCACCAGGCCCACCGCCACCGCCATCGCCGTCATCCCCACCCAGCCCGTCACCTGGAGCCCGGCCCGGCGCAGCGCATGCACCTGCGCGTTGCCCAGCATCCCCCCTGCGACAGCGAAGACCGCCAGCTCCGCGAGCCGGTGCACCACGCCCTGCTCCACCCCGGACAGCCGCCAGATGGCCGCCGAGCGAAGCACCGCGTCCAGCAGGTTCGCCCAGGTGTCCGCCTGTGCCCACGGGACCAACAGCCCGATGACACTGGCCGCCGCCAAAGCCACCACATGAACGAGACGCGAGCGCATGGCCCGGCAGTCTGCGCGAGTCCCCCGGTCCAATGCCATCCACGGGGGCGTGCTCCTGCCCGCCGGCCAACGGAGGTGTCGCCCGGTGGAGGTGGATGTGCGGCGCGACCCAACCTCAAGGGTTAGACTGAACCCGGTGCGCTTCGCTTACTACCAACGGCTGTCGCCCGCCGAGCAGCGCGTCTACCGCCAGAGCGACGCCGTCAAGGAGGTGCCCCTGCGGACGCCCGCGACGCTGCGGCCCCGGGCGGAGGCGGTGCGACAGGCGCTGCTCCAGGAGGACCGGGCGGCGCTCCAGGCCGCGACGCAGGCCCTGGCCCGCGCGATGACCGAGCGGCTGGAGGTGCCCGGGGTGGCGGTGGAGGTGTTGGAGACGCGGCCTTCGAATGACGAGGGCGAGCTGCATGGGCTCTACACGTGGGCGCCCGGGCAGCGGCCCCGCATCCAGGTGTGGATGCGCACCGCGAAGCGCGGCCAGGTCGTGGCCTTCCGCACGTACCTGCGCACCTTCCTGCATGAGCTGTGTCACCACCTGGACTTCCTCTGGCTGGAGCTGTCCGCCTCCTTCCACACGGAGGGCTTCTTCCAGCGCGAGTCGAGCCTCTTCGGGCAGCTGGTGCCCCCGTCAGCGGGGGCAAAACGCCGTGAAGCGGCGGACACTGGGAAATGGAGCGCGAGCACAAGGCGCGGCCGGCGCTAGATTGCCGCCCCTATGGCGCATCCCACCGACGACAAGAACTTCCGCCTGCCCACCACCCTCCGCCCGCGCCGCTATCAGGCGACGGTGACCCTGGACCTGGAGGGGCGCACCTTCACGGGCGAAGAGCGCGTGGAGCTGGAGCTGGCCCAGCCCACGACGGAGATCATCCTCCACGCCAACGCGCTGGAGCTGGGCGAGGTCACCTTCCGCGCCGGCAACGACGTGCGCAAGCCCGCGTCCAAGCGCGTCTCTCCGGTGAGCGAGACGGTGGTGCTCACGTTCGCTTCTCCCCTGCCCGCGGGCCAGGCCACGCTGGACGTGCTGTGGACGGGGCACTTCAGTGAGGGCCTGCGCGGCCTGTACGCGGCGGGCAAGGTGGCCGCGACGCAGTTCGAGGCCGCCGACGCGCGCCGGCTGTTCCCCTGCTTCGACGAGCCCGCCTTCAAGGCGCGCTGGGCGCTCACGGTGCGCGTGCCGGAAGGCCACACGGTGCTGGGCAACGGCCGCGTGCTGAAGGACGAGAAGGACGGGGCGCTGCGCAAGGTGACGTTCGCGGAGACGGAGCTGCTCAGCTCCTACCTCATCGCGCTGGTGGTGGGCCCGCTGGTGGGCACGCCCGAGGAGAAGGCGCAGGGCATCCCGGTGCGCACGTGGGCGCTGCCGGAGAAGGCGCACCTGGCGAAGTTCGGGCAGGACGCGGCGCTCCAGGTCCTGCCCCGGCTGCAGGACTACTTCGGGCTGCCGTATGCCTTTGGCAAGGTGGATCAGGTGGGCATCCCGGACTTCGAGGCGGGCGCCATGGAGAACGCCGGCCTCATCACCTACCGGGAGGTGGCGCTGCTGTTGGACCCCGCCACCGCGCCGCTGTCCGTGCAGAAGCGCGTGGCGGAGGTGGTGACGCACGAGCTGGCGCACCAGTGGTTCGGCAACTGGGTGACGATGGTGTGGTGGGACGACCTCTGGCTCAACGAGGCGTTCGCGACGTGGATGGCTTTCAAGATCGTCGACCAGTGGCGGCCGGACTGGCGCATGTGGCTGGACTTCGACGCGCACCGGGCGAGCGCGCTGGCGCTGGACGCGCTCAAGTCCACGCACCCCATCCACGGCGAGGTGCGCAACGCGGGCGAGGCGGGGGAGAGCTTCGACGCGATTACCTACGAGAAGGGCGGCGCGGTGCTGCGGATGATTGAAGGCTTCCTGGGCGAGGGGCCCTTCCGGGAAGGCATCCGGCTGTACATGCGCAAGCACGCGCGCGCGAACGCGGTGAAGGAAGACCTGTGGAACGCGCTGGGGGAGGCGGCGAAGCAGCCGGTGAACGAGCTGGCCACGAAGTGGATCGGCCAGAGCGGCTTCCCGCTGGTGTCGGTGAAGGTGGAGGGGCGCAAGGTGACGCTGTCGCAGCAGCGCTTCTATTCGGAGCCGGGGGTGAAGAGCGCGGAGACGTGGCCGGTGCCCATGGTGCTTCGCTTCGAGGACGCGGGCAGGGTGCGCGAGCAGCGCGTGCTCTTCCGCGACGCGCAGGCGACGGTGACGCTGGAGGGCGGCTCCGGGGACGTGAAGTGGCTGTGCGCCAACGGCGGCTCCACGGGCTTCTACCGGGTGGCGTACGAGAAGCCGGCGCTGGACGCGCTGGCGGCGAACCTGGGGACGCTGGCGCCGTCGGAGCGCATCTCGCTGCTGGCGGACACGTGGGCGCTGGTCCGCGCGGGACAGGCGCCGGTGGCGGACCTCCTGGACCTGGCGGCGCGCTTCGGGGACGAGGAGGACGAGGCGGTGCTGGACGAGCTCGTCGGGCGGCTCGGGTACATCGAGAACCGGCTGACGGAGGGCGAGGACCAGGAGCGTTTCCGCCGCTGGGTGGAGCAGTTGCTGGGCGGCGGCCTGAAGAAGCTGGGCTGGCAGGCGGCGCAGGGCGAGCCGGACCGGGTGCGGCTGCGCCGCGCGGCGCTGGTGCGCGCGGTGGGAGGCCTGGCGCGCAGTCCGGAGGTGCTGGCGCAGGCGCGTCCGCTGGTGCAGCGGATGCTGCAGGGGGACAAGTCCGCGCTGGACGCGAACCTGCTCGATACGGCGGTGGGCATGGTGGCGCGCGCGGGCGACACGGCGCTCTTCGAGGACCTGTTGCGGCGGATGCCGAAGGAGCCGGACCCCGCGACGCAGCGGCGCTACCTGATGGCGCTCACGTCGTTTGAAGACGCGAAGCTGGCGGAGCGCGCGCAGGGGCTGTTGTTCACGGAGGCGGTGAAGACGCAGGACGTGGCGAGCTTCGCGACGGGGCTGTTGGGCAACCGCACCGGTCGTGACGCGTGGTGGGAGCAGTTGCAGAAGCGCTGGAAGGACCTGGTGGCGCGCACGGGAGCGGCGCCCATGCTGCTGCGCCGGGTGGTGGAGGGGCTGGGCCTCTTGCGCACGCGCGAGCAGCTGGAGCAGGTGAAGGCGCTGCTCCAGGCCAACCCGATTCCGGAGG
This genomic interval carries:
- a CDS encoding biosynthetic peptidoglycan transglycosylase yields the protein MSTVEGPLEAPRREPAAPVRPPEVRPAAPRGRRRGRWVLGGLVVLVLGTAALTLAGLPDASPLAKENPSTTALIEQRASEAREAGHKPRRRQQWVPLSAVSKPAVDAVLISEDASFYLHDGVDTVELARAVGQAVEQGRLGRGASTLTQQLAKNLWLSTDRSLTRKLKELVLAHRLEEALTKQRILTLYLNVVEWGNGVYGIEAAAREHFGVSASQLSVAQGAVLAAMLPSPRKRSPSSGSRALWKHAHHVVDALRLYKRISPAQAESAHAEVDRLLGRAPADDGGADDADDDGT
- a CDS encoding CHAP domain-containing protein codes for the protein MRMGRGVWVGALVSALVWGGAAQAASKVTATKKARPEVQLADRALWRAKSWVGMTTLAKMSSAVSDDCSGMTRLAFQQKRLDLLPDDVLPEENGVTAIHRKARALGVLTETPTPGALVFFKNTFDRNRDGLMNDGLTHIGIVERVGTDGTVTFVHKSGGLVKRSRFNLLHPEERKDAKGRVLNDWLRRKGRNTRGYLAGELVAGFASVDERWRSPEPPRLASAKLTMKADARSARR
- a CDS encoding M1 family metallopeptidase; its protein translation is MAHPTDDKNFRLPTTLRPRRYQATVTLDLEGRTFTGEERVELELAQPTTEIILHANALELGEVTFRAGNDVRKPASKRVSPVSETVVLTFASPLPAGQATLDVLWTGHFSEGLRGLYAAGKVAATQFEAADARRLFPCFDEPAFKARWALTVRVPEGHTVLGNGRVLKDEKDGALRKVTFAETELLSSYLIALVVGPLVGTPEEKAQGIPVRTWALPEKAHLAKFGQDAALQVLPRLQDYFGLPYAFGKVDQVGIPDFEAGAMENAGLITYREVALLLDPATAPLSVQKRVAEVVTHELAHQWFGNWVTMVWWDDLWLNEAFATWMAFKIVDQWRPDWRMWLDFDAHRASALALDALKSTHPIHGEVRNAGEAGESFDAITYEKGGAVLRMIEGFLGEGPFREGIRLYMRKHARANAVKEDLWNALGEAAKQPVNELATKWIGQSGFPLVSVKVEGRKVTLSQQRFYSEPGVKSAETWPVPMVLRFEDAGRVREQRVLFRDAQATVTLEGGSGDVKWLCANGGSTGFYRVAYEKPALDALAANLGTLAPSERISLLADTWALVRAGQAPVADLLDLAARFGDEEDEAVLDELVGRLGYIENRLTEGEDQERFRRWVEQLLGGGLKKLGWQAAQGEPDRVRLRRAALVRAVGGLARSPEVLAQARPLVQRMLQGDKSALDANLLDTAVGMVARAGDTALFEDLLRRMPKEPDPATQRRYLMALTSFEDAKLAERAQGLLFTEAVKTQDVASFATGLLGNRTGRDAWWEQLQKRWKDLVARTGAAPMLLRRVVEGLGLLRTREQLEQVKALLQANPIPEAQQATAQTLERLAQDVALRERVAPEVAAWLKRRP